Proteins from one Cryptomeria japonica chromosome 4, Sugi_1.0, whole genome shotgun sequence genomic window:
- the LOC131061190 gene encoding uncharacterized protein LOC131061190 — protein sequence MENSRRIESKSSINEIFDQSSCAFCKSMPRMSYADSLWGSCAIHPSSQIKESIYSSVYEASRKQKLILNEENNQTQWIPECVKEKEERRDNKAYGPEQCFMGSSVYYGGPDELYYIHEEKKPGKQLEQAMDPFFPKYTTRGNWWEGSYNY from the exons atggaaaactcTAGGAGAATAGAGAGTAAGAGTTCCATTAATGAAATATTTGATCAGAGCTCTTGTGCCTTTTGCAAATCTATGCCAAGAATGTCTTATGCTGATTCACTCTGGGGAAGTTGCGctattcatccttcttctcagatcAAAGAG AGTATCTATTCAAGTGTTTATGAAGCTTCCAGAAAACAAAAGCTTATACTCAATGAAGAAAACAATCAAACCCAATGGATTCCTGAATGTGTCAAAG AAAAAGAAGAAAGGCGTGACAATAAAGCGTACGGCCCAGAACAGTGCTTCATGGGTTCTTCTGTATACTATGGAGGACCTGACGAGCTATATTATATACATGAG GAAAAAAAGCCAGGAAAGCAACTGGAGCAAGCCATGGACCCATTTTTTCCCAAATATACAACGAGAGGAAATTGGTGGGAAG GTTCTTACAACTACTGA